The stretch of DNA AGGTCTGCAGGATCAGAGCCATACACCAGAACATACGCCTTGTTCAAGTCCCCAAAGTCTTTTTTCACTGCAAAGCCCGCCTTTTCAAGCTCGGATGATATTACCTCGCCAATGGATTTGCGCACAGGATCGTCGTTTCTAATAAAAAACGTAACAGTGACCTGCTTGTTATCATAGTACCACTTGTTGTCGATTTTTTGCGCCCCTGCCTCTTCCATTGCCTCCGATATCATGGAATTTGCAAGCTCCGGATTGTACCTAAAGTGGAACTTTTCAAGCTCGGATACAATATTTAGAAAGTCGGGATCAAAGGGGCCATAATTTGATGTCATCACTACTCCATATCCAGACATCAGCTCATCTACGATTAGCTTTCTGTCAACTAGATAATTCAGTGCAAATCGCGCCTTTTGATAGTAAAACGGGTTGAACTCGTCTCCTTGTGCTGGATTTACCAGTATGCTAAACGAGCCGCCTGTCGTGTAAAATATTTTCAGGTCGCTAGTGTCTGTATCCGATATCAGCTCTGCAGGAATTCGCGAATAGTAAATGTCAAGATTTTTCTTTTTTACCTCTTCTATTGCTGTGCTCTCATCTAGATACTGGATGAATTGTATAGTATCAACAAATGTGCCTTTTTCTGCAAACGCAATTCCAAACCCAGAGACAATTAAAACAGCAAAGAATAATACCTTCACGAATCTGCTATGATATCATCTAATTTAAAGCTCCAATGGTGTTTTGTATAACACCACATTTGTACAAATCACATGCAATCCTTTTAATTTACAAAAACACAAAACAAAACAAATTGAGTGCAAGATTATGGCTTGACGGAATCGACGGCATAATACCAGGCGGAATATCAATTGAGGATTTTGCAATTGTATCAAAGACAGACAAAAATACCGCAAGACGCATGATCCAGGAGCTTGCCGCAAACGACATTGGCAGCTTTGACGGAAATACAATAGAATTTGAGGAAGGCGACAAGCTCCGAGCGGCGATTGTTGCCCTAAGCAAGGGGGTTTTGGTAGACGAAATAGCAAAACACTTGGACTGGAAGGACTTTGAGGGCCTGGCAGCAAAGATACTTGAAATTCACGACTTTGCCACAATGCGGAATCTAATCCTGACAAACCCCCGCATGGAAATCGACGTCGTAGGAATCAGGCTGGGCATTGCAATGCTAATTGACTGCAAGCACTGGAAAAAGATGACTCCATCAGCACTAGATGAAATTGTCCAAAAGCAAATAGAGCGCACAAAACACTATGTCGCAAAGACAAAGGGCGCAATTGCGGCACCAGTCATAGTGACACTATACCAGGACAAGGTAAGCTTTGTGGACAAGGTCCCAATTGTCCCCATTTTCCAGCTTGGAAATTTTTTGGACGAGTTTTACGGGAATTTGGAAAACGTAGAAACTATAGGAAAAGAGAGCCAATAAAGATCAGAAAACTTCCAATTGCAAATCCCTTGGTCAAAAGCAGAGACTTGTCTAGTGCCTTGGAGAAATCCTCGAGTACCGCAGTGCCCATAACCTTGACCTCTGCTTTGTGCTCTAGGATCTCAAACGATGTTGGTTCCAGCTTGGCCTCTGCTTGTTTTGCTATTGTATAATACCAGTTTGCCACAGTGTCTGGCGTTGTGATTTTGCCAAAAGGATAGTAGCCGGTTCTTGTGCGCACTACGATAGAGCTAAAGTGCGTATCTGATGTACACAGCTCCACTAGTGACATGCCATTTTTTGCAAAATGATTCACGACATGTTCGCGCACGCCATTTTCCATGTTATTAGAGTCGGACCAGCCAAAAAAGAATTTCTTGCCGTTTATTTTCAGGCACAACACTCCCAATCCACCTGGGCCAAGATCAATTGATTTTACATCTATGCCGTTAGAGTTTGCATAGCCAAACTCTAGTGGGTATGATTCCTTTGTAACCAAGGATTCCAGTGTTGCTTTTGCTGCCTTGAGCATGTCTTGCGAGTCTTCTTGGCCAATTTCCTCGCCCATTGCATTGTGGCAGTCCACCACCAAGATTCTCTCAAAGTCGCGATTGCTTGCTAGATGTTCAATTTCCTTTTTGATATTACTAGGTACATCCTCCATTCCGTGCGGCGACAGCGACAAAAACAAGATTGCAGTTTTATCAAAGAGCATTCCGGTTACGCGCGCCTTGTTGACAGTAACCGTTACTGGCTCTGTACAGTTAGAGCCCTTTTTGAGAACCACATTGGTTGAAAATGTTCCAAGGTAATCGTTTACAGCATCTTGTGATGGCAGGTTCAGTGCATGGTCAGATACGCTGTGCATTACCATTGCAGACGAGTTTAGTGTCTTGTAGATTCTATACGTGATGTTGCTTCCGCCAATTGGGTGGTATGGTCCAGGGTGCACCTCTGGCAGGACCATCCTAAAGTCGCCATTATTTGACTGGAACCTAATCTGCGATGTTAGAACATTTGACGGATTTGAGCGCGACTCTATTATGGATTCTACTTCTTCATAGTTGTCCCTTCCCCTTGATGCCAGATATGCCTGGATTAGCTCGTGCGTGCTTTTGATTTCTGGGCGGCCCGCCCTGTCTGTAAGATACGACCAAATAGACGCAATTGCCAAAAACGTGGCACCCAATATCATTACAATTGGGTCTGTCAGCGATGATATCCACAGTTCCTGCGGAATCAAAACAAGATACATTGCAACCGGCTGGACAAAGCAAATTGCCCATGCCTTTCTCATCGATAGTCCCAGAGTTGTGGTGAGCAGTCCGATTCTAAAGCTGGTAAAAATCAACATTCCTTCTGTTACATATAACAATGACAATTCGGGTTTGCCCAAAACGGAAAATGCCGCCATTCCCATTAGTACAATTGCAAGCCATGACATGTTGCCAAAAAGCGACATGTGTAGCGCCTTGGAGTATTCCCTATTTCGAATCAGCCTTGCATCAATTTTCTGTGTAATTAGCAAGACACCCATCAAAATTGGCAGGCGAAATGCAAGCTCGTCTTGTCGCTCAAGATATGATGTCAAAATGAAATACCCAGTTATTGCGGCAACAATACCAGAAAATATCAGGGAATGGTATTTTGATGAAGGAGTAAGTAATGTCAGGGAATAACGCTTGTGTATTTTAGATACATCATCGTATGATTCTGTCATTTTTGGTCTTTATTTTATTAGGAATAGGTCAAGCATCCAAGATACTACGATTAGGCCGACTGGAATTGCAACTACGATTCGTGGATCGAGTCTGTATCCTTTAGTTTCGTCTTCAAAGAAGCGCAATAAACCTGCGGACGATGCTGGCAATGGTGCACTTTTCTTTTTGCTACTGCTGCTCATTTGATTGTGAAGCTAGGCACTAAAGATAAAAACTTTATCATTTGAGGTTCTGTTACCTTTATGGGACACAACTATTCGTGTTACCGTTCGGGACATTGGATCAAAACTTGTACTCGCTACTTTTATGCGGTTTTGCAAATTCAGGCTTTATGTTTCCATTTTGGTAAAATTCTGACTTCATGATGTTGACTAACTGTAAAATTGGATCATGAACAAAGAACATAGTAATCCCAAAGGTTAACCCCGTGTTTCCATCACCCACATAACTTCTGGCCCACTTGGTAGTCTTACCATCGTTGATAATTTCTTTTTTAGTAACTGATACTCCTAAAACATTCTGAGCGATTGCAATTACAGTTCCATCATTAGCATCCACAATAGGAGAGCCACTAGATCCACCTGTTCCTACAATATCGGTTTGGATTCCTTCTGGCTCTATTGTTCCATCATATGGGAAGATAGTTGAAATTCTACCTGTCTGTAGAGCGGGACTTGTTCTCGTTGTACCTAGTGAGTTTTGTTTAACCATAAATGTCCCCTTTGGAAAACCACACATGAATACTTCATCATAAACTTGTAAAATAGCCCTTTTTAGTTTCAAGTGTTCTAAATTGTGTATATCGCCATAAACTCGACCGACAGAAATATCCAAATTCAAACTACTTTGATATGAAGAACTTGTACTTGCTTTTAGATGAATAATTTTTAGAATCTGAAAAACTTTTACATCTATTTTCCCTATCTTCCCTGTCTCTCTTACGACATTTTGTATTATCATTACCTTCGCATTTTTATTCTCTGCAAACCGATCTTTTAATAAACAATCTAAATCATCTAAAACATGAGATGCGGTTACAAAAAATCCATCCTCACTGATAAAAAACCCAGTTCCACCGATAGCAAGAGGAAACATTGGATTACTTTCATCAATAATTCCTATGGCTACAGTTGATGCTTTAAGGTTAGGAATTATGTCTGTATTTACCATCTATAGTCGAATTTTGTATCAATGTCAACCACTTATCTTTTCCTTCTATCTTAATTCCACACTTCTCAGCAGGTGTTTTATTTTCTAATGCAGAATGTGGTCTAACATAATTATGATAAATTTGATAACCTGAGATTAAAGGAGAACCTACTTTCTTTATCCCCGTACTACTTTCTCTCGGTCACGTATTTCTCCGTTAAGCCTTTCCATCTTGTTGTTATTTCTATCCCCTTTGATTGTGATATGTCGAATGTGAACTGTTCTTGGTGCTTGCATTGTGCGGTATTCTTGCAAGTAGGCGTTATGATATGATCTTAATCCATCTGTAATCATTACTTCGGGTTTCTTGCCTGTAACTTCTTTTCCTTTTCTGAATAGGTTGCTTGCGTCATGACCTTCTTTTCTGTCTGCCACTTCCTGAGCAATTAGGAATCTTTGTCGCATCATCCATTTTGTGGGGTTATTGGGTGGATAAGAAAAAACCAGACAGATTTGAGATCATAGCCTCAATCATAGTACTGATTGGTGTTGCAGTAATCTTTTACTTTCCACGTTGACCCAAACGATTCTGTACACGAATAATTCCCAAGAGATGAACTTACTTTTGCAGCTTGGATACGGTCTCCAATAGCGCATTAATCGACTTTAGTATCTGTTGCTGCTTTTCATGGTCTTTTTCCGCCTCTAGCTCCTTTGTGAGTTCTTCCAGCTTTTTGTTCATAGAGTCTAGGATTGGGTTTGCTGGCTGATCTATTTTCGGCGCCTCAACAGCCTTGCTCTGGTCAGGCTCTTTGCCACAGCTGACACACAGAGCATTGCCGTCCTTCATTACGCGGACTCCCTTGCAATAGGGACACGGTTCTGCAAGAAGTGTGGCCCCCTTTAGCAATAACTCCACTGCCTTTTTTCTAAGATCCTGTGACATGATATGATACACCAAGTCTTTGATAAAAAAACTTGCAAGAAAATTCCAATAAGGCTTAATAGTCGGCTCAAGGAAATTATTTTAGTAAAATAATGGCAGTAATTTGCAACACATGTGGACTACCTGAAGATTTGTGTGCTTGCGGCGATCTTAACAAAGAATCAACCAAAATTGTTATTAGGTTAGAAGAAAGGCGATTTAAGAAAAAGGGCACGATGATCGAAGGACTGGACTCGAAGCTAAACGACCTAAACGGAACGCTATCTGAGCTAAAGCGCAAGTACGCCTGCGGAGGCACTACAAAAGACAATTACATTTTCCTCCAAGGAGACCACCGCGACACCATGAAAGAAACCCTAGTCAGACTCGGATTCTCCGAATCAAGCATCGAAGTCCACTAAATGCAAGACCACAAAATCCTGCAAGGCTTAGCAATTCCATATTCCGCACTAGTATCAGTCATCTTTGGGCTGATGATACTCTCATTCCCAATTGGAGCGTATTTGTTTTTCAACTCCCAGATAGGAAAAAGCATCGACTATGCATTACCAGTAACAGAGATTGACTTTCTAAGTGGGCAGGACTGGCTTGGCTGGCTTGGAATCGGCGACGTCTTCATTGTCGCCTGGGCCGCATTCTTGGTTTTATTTGTAATATCCAGCATGGGGCCAAAAAAGAATTTTCTCAAGGTATTATCTCCCATTATGGCTGGCTCGTACGAGTCACAGGACGGCAGCTACCTAGTCCAGATCATCAAGTGGTTCTCAATTATCGTTGTGCTATCCGGACTAATTGACATCATACAACAGCTGGCAGGAATCACAATAACGCCCCCCGTCTT from Candidatus Nitrosotenuis aquarius encodes:
- a CDS encoding DUF2070 family protein, translated to MTESYDDVSKIHKRYSLTLLTPSSKYHSLIFSGIVAAITGYFILTSYLERQDELAFRLPILMGVLLITQKIDARLIRNREYSKALHMSLFGNMSWLAIVLMGMAAFSVLGKPELSLLYVTEGMLIFTSFRIGLLTTTLGLSMRKAWAICFVQPVAMYLVLIPQELWISSLTDPIVMILGATFLAIASIWSYLTDRAGRPEIKSTHELIQAYLASRGRDNYEEVESIIESRSNPSNVLTSQIRFQSNNGDFRMVLPEVHPGPYHPIGGSNITYRIYKTLNSSAMVMHSVSDHALNLPSQDAVNDYLGTFSTNVVLKKGSNCTEPVTVTVNKARVTGMLFDKTAILFLSLSPHGMEDVPSNIKKEIEHLASNRDFERILVVDCHNAMGEEIGQEDSQDMLKAAKATLESLVTKESYPLEFGYANSNGIDVKSIDLGPGGLGVLCLKINGKKFFFGWSDSNNMENGVREHVVNHFAKNGMSLVELCTSDTHFSSIVVRTRTGYYPFGKITTPDTVANWYYTIAKQAEAKLEPTSFEILEHKAEVKVMGTAVLEDFSKALDKSLLLTKGFAIGSFLIFIGSLFL
- a CDS encoding preprotein translocase subunit Sec61beta; the protein is MSSSSKKKSAPLPASSAGLLRFFEDETKGYRLDPRIVVAIPVGLIVVSWMLDLFLIK
- a CDS encoding S1 family peptidase, whose protein sequence is MVNTDIIPNLKASTVAIGIIDESNPMFPLAIGGTGFFISEDGFFVTASHVLDDLDCLLKDRFAENKNAKVMIIQNVVRETGKIGKIDVKVFQILKIIHLKASTSSSYQSSLNLDISVGRVYGDIHNLEHLKLKRAILQVYDEVFMCGFPKGTFMVKQNSLGTTRTSPALQTGRISTIFPYDGTIEPEGIQTDIVGTGGSSGSPIVDANDGTVIAIAQNVLGVSVTKKEIINDGKTTKWARSYVGDGNTGLTFGITMFFVHDPILQLVNIMKSEFYQNGNIKPEFAKPHKSSEYKF
- a CDS encoding DDE-type integrase/transposase/recombinase — encoded protein: MMRQRFLIAQEVADRKEGHDASNLFRKGKEVTGKKPEVMITDGLRSYHNAYLQEYRTMQAPRTVHIRHITIKGDRNNNKMERLNGEIRDREKVVRG
- a CDS encoding Sjogren's syndrome/scleroderma autoantigen 1 family protein, giving the protein MSQDLRKKAVELLLKGATLLAEPCPYCKGVRVMKDGNALCVSCGKEPDQSKAVEAPKIDQPANPILDSMNKKLEELTKELEAEKDHEKQQQILKSINALLETVSKLQK
- the yciH gene encoding stress response translation initiation inhibitor YciH; translated protein: MAVICNTCGLPEDLCACGDLNKESTKIVIRLEERRFKKKGTMIEGLDSKLNDLNGTLSELKRKYACGGTTKDNYIFLQGDHRDTMKETLVRLGFSESSIEVH